One part of the Longimicrobium sp. genome encodes these proteins:
- a CDS encoding zinc-dependent metalloprotease, protein MKRFFTFALCAGVAGCASAQAARPAAAPPQQAGAQRTAAAAPGARPAGAPAQEARPASPFKPWAEVTRDATRRQGWFDTYEKGDALYLAIPADRLGKDFLISYQIAQGIGANGLFGGTMLNIFEGSVVALERHGDRVFLVRKPVRFTGPQGSPTEQAVNLTFSPSVLESAKIESIGEGGMLLVNIYDWVVSDLSGVGERVRFAAAQPQQLQSPAGPPPVPLEKGRSYVESVKAFPSNVNIRAKLTFRPSQAAGITSVPDGRYIPVTVAYTLAPLPEQPMTPREADDRVGYFLTARKDFSTFEDNFFRRYVNRWRLEPGRQVEGGLWEPREPIVYYLDPNIPVEYRPYIKAAVEAWNVAFEAAGWKNAIRAEMLPEGADAEDLRYATIRWNVSDQPGYGAIGPSIVDPRTGEILDADILMEANMINGFRRDWRTVVTPSAAIEEVLGGTDGVGERAALAAEIGAQGTLLRTLLVEAGVIGPRDPVPMDYVGQAIKWVMMHEVGHTLGLRHNFRSSYDTPLDRLNDRGWAEQNGVFSSVMEYPALNLPERGRVGYAYNPGVGSYDRWAISYGYTTDEARAARLAREAALPGHAFGTDEDSGGPGALDPTVNIFDLGQDPLGWARARADVIRGIWPKLPQYVLADNTRYAELTDAFNGLMNQYGRTLAVGVKYIGGQYVNRDRVGDPSGRAPFVAVPKAKQREALQFVTQYGFSESSFAIPQSLLASFGANRWTHWGNTNNYNGRIDYPLTELVLGAQRSLLNQLTSTATFAKMRDGELKFGSAGTLTTAELMGELTRAVWSEAYAGSRNITVMRRELQRAYLDRMTEMVAQRQAGLPGDARAVARASLVDLRGRVSGALASGGIDAMTRAHLTESRARIDKALEAGLDVELGR, encoded by the coding sequence GTGAAACGATTCTTCACCTTCGCGCTGTGCGCGGGCGTGGCCGGCTGCGCGTCCGCGCAGGCGGCGCGGCCCGCCGCCGCGCCGCCGCAGCAGGCCGGCGCGCAGCGCACGGCCGCGGCGGCCCCGGGCGCGCGCCCGGCCGGCGCCCCCGCCCAGGAGGCGCGCCCCGCCAGCCCCTTCAAGCCGTGGGCCGAGGTCACCCGCGACGCCACCCGGCGCCAGGGGTGGTTCGACACCTACGAGAAGGGCGACGCGCTCTACCTGGCCATCCCCGCCGACCGGCTGGGGAAGGACTTCCTGATCAGCTACCAGATCGCGCAGGGGATCGGCGCCAACGGCCTCTTCGGCGGCACCATGCTCAACATCTTCGAGGGGAGCGTGGTGGCGCTGGAGCGGCACGGCGACCGGGTGTTCCTGGTGCGCAAGCCGGTGCGCTTCACGGGCCCGCAGGGCTCGCCCACCGAGCAGGCGGTGAACCTCACCTTCAGCCCCAGCGTGCTCGAGTCGGCCAAGATCGAGTCGATCGGCGAGGGCGGCATGCTCCTCGTCAACATCTACGACTGGGTGGTCTCGGACCTCTCGGGCGTGGGCGAGCGGGTGCGCTTCGCGGCGGCCCAGCCGCAGCAGCTGCAGAGCCCCGCGGGCCCGCCCCCGGTGCCGCTGGAGAAGGGGCGCAGCTACGTGGAGAGCGTGAAGGCGTTCCCCTCGAACGTGAACATCCGCGCCAAGCTCACCTTCCGCCCCTCGCAGGCGGCGGGGATCACCTCGGTGCCCGACGGGCGCTACATCCCCGTGACCGTGGCCTACACGCTGGCGCCGCTCCCCGAGCAGCCGATGACGCCGCGCGAGGCGGACGACCGCGTGGGCTACTTCCTGACCGCGCGCAAGGACTTCTCGACCTTCGAGGACAACTTCTTCCGCCGCTACGTCAACCGCTGGCGCCTGGAGCCGGGCCGCCAGGTGGAGGGCGGCCTGTGGGAGCCCAGGGAGCCGATCGTCTACTACCTGGATCCCAACATCCCGGTGGAGTACCGCCCCTACATCAAGGCGGCGGTCGAGGCGTGGAACGTGGCGTTCGAGGCGGCGGGGTGGAAGAACGCCATCCGCGCCGAGATGCTCCCCGAGGGCGCCGACGCCGAGGACCTGCGCTACGCCACCATCCGCTGGAACGTCTCCGACCAGCCGGGCTACGGCGCCATCGGGCCCTCGATCGTGGACCCGCGCACGGGTGAGATCCTGGACGCCGACATCCTGATGGAAGCCAACATGATCAACGGCTTCCGCCGCGACTGGCGCACCGTGGTGACCCCGTCGGCGGCGATCGAGGAGGTGCTGGGCGGCACCGACGGCGTGGGCGAGCGCGCCGCCCTGGCGGCCGAGATCGGCGCGCAGGGGACGCTGCTGCGCACCCTGCTGGTGGAGGCCGGCGTGATCGGGCCGCGCGACCCGGTGCCGATGGACTACGTGGGGCAGGCGATCAAGTGGGTGATGATGCACGAGGTGGGTCACACGCTGGGGCTGCGCCACAACTTCCGCTCCTCGTACGACACGCCGCTGGACCGGCTGAACGACCGCGGCTGGGCCGAGCAGAACGGGGTGTTCAGCTCGGTGATGGAGTACCCGGCGCTGAACCTGCCGGAGCGCGGCCGGGTGGGCTACGCCTACAACCCGGGCGTGGGCAGCTACGACCGCTGGGCGATCTCGTACGGCTACACGACCGACGAGGCGCGCGCGGCGCGGCTGGCGCGCGAGGCGGCGCTCCCCGGACACGCCTTCGGCACCGACGAGGACTCGGGCGGCCCCGGGGCGCTGGACCCCACGGTGAACATCTTCGACCTGGGGCAGGACCCGCTGGGCTGGGCCCGCGCCCGCGCCGACGTGATCCGGGGGATCTGGCCCAAGCTGCCGCAGTACGTGCTGGCCGACAACACCCGCTACGCCGAGCTGACCGACGCCTTCAACGGGCTGATGAACCAGTACGGCCGCACCCTGGCCGTGGGCGTGAAGTACATCGGCGGGCAGTACGTGAACCGCGACCGGGTGGGCGACCCGAGCGGCCGCGCGCCGTTCGTGGCGGTGCCCAAGGCCAAGCAGCGCGAGGCGCTCCAGTTCGTGACGCAGTACGGCTTCAGCGAGAGCTCGTTCGCGATCCCGCAGAGCCTGCTGGCGAGCTTCGGCGCCAACCGCTGGACCCACTGGGGGAACACCAACAACTACAACGGCCGCATCGACTACCCGCTCACCGAGCTGGTGCTGGGGGCGCAGCGCTCGCTGCTGAACCAGCTCACCTCGACGGCGACCTTCGCGAAGATGCGCGACGGGGAGCTGAAGTTCGGCAGCGCGGGCACGCTCACCACGGCCGAGCTGATGGGCGAGCTGACGCGGGCGGTGTGGAGCGAGGCGTACGCCGGTTCGCGCAACATCACCGTGATGCGGCGCGAGCTGCAGCGCGCCTACCTGGACCGCATGACGGAGATGGTGGCGCAGCGGCAGGCCGGCCTGCCGGGCGACGCGCGCGCCGTGGCCCGCGCCTCACTGGTGGACCTGCGCGGCCGCGTCTCGGGCGCGCTGGCGTCGGGCGGCATCGACGCCATGACCCGGGCGCACCTGACCGAGTCCCGCGCCCGCATCGACAAGGCGCTGGAGGCCGGGCTGGACGTGGAGCTGGGGCGGTAA
- a CDS encoding serine/threonine-protein kinase encodes MYGIAGLLTGRTLAGRYLIEAVIGRGGMGAVYRAVDERLSRPVAVKVIGTATVDPAEHARLRQRFHREARAAAALHHANVVQVHDFGTDPELDLDFLVMELLRGEDLAARLVRTGPPPLAVSLFILRHAARGLAAGHRAGMVHRDVKPGNIFLETEGDEARVKVLDFGIAQVESEEGTLTHLTQFGRSPFSPAYASPEQLRGEEAITPASDVFSLAAVGYQLATGRRPFTAAEPARVAAELAESLRLLKERAPALDDATAAVLVRGLAWDPAERYADAGLMADALEGRPVAAAAPAAARPSAPAPARPAVDLGDQTKLYAPGPTSSTPEMRPAAARPAAEQTQLAPPPAARRPIQASFPGADQVPQRRPAAPPAAAPAHLPPQGAPYAAQPRRPGPVRRFFRALWDFTVTTVALALFVGAWATAIMGVANGDERRVYLGAAASVLLTPLAVHRLTGRRGRYGFGVAGSILATIGAVYAVGMDADPAIGLAAIFGLQILACFAMSWLTRRKPRDEEAWQAGA; translated from the coding sequence ATGTACGGAATCGCAGGACTGCTGACCGGCCGCACGCTCGCGGGCCGCTACCTGATCGAGGCGGTGATCGGCCGCGGCGGGATGGGCGCCGTCTACCGCGCGGTCGACGAGCGGCTGTCGCGTCCCGTGGCGGTGAAGGTCATCGGCACCGCGACGGTCGACCCGGCCGAGCACGCCCGGCTGCGCCAGCGCTTCCACCGCGAGGCGCGGGCGGCGGCCGCGCTGCACCACGCCAACGTGGTGCAGGTGCACGACTTCGGCACCGACCCCGAGCTGGACCTGGACTTCCTGGTGATGGAGCTGCTGCGCGGCGAAGACCTGGCCGCGCGGCTGGTGCGCACCGGGCCGCCGCCGCTGGCCGTCTCGCTCTTCATCCTCCGCCACGCGGCGCGCGGGCTGGCCGCCGGCCACCGCGCCGGGATGGTGCACCGCGACGTGAAGCCCGGCAACATCTTCCTGGAGACGGAGGGCGACGAGGCGCGGGTGAAGGTCCTCGACTTCGGGATCGCCCAGGTGGAGAGCGAGGAGGGGACGCTCACGCACCTGACGCAGTTCGGGCGCTCGCCGTTCTCGCCCGCGTACGCCTCGCCCGAGCAGCTGCGCGGCGAGGAGGCGATCACCCCCGCGTCGGACGTCTTCAGCCTGGCCGCCGTGGGCTACCAGCTCGCCACGGGGAGGCGCCCCTTCACCGCGGCGGAGCCCGCGCGGGTGGCGGCGGAGCTGGCCGAGTCGCTCCGGCTGCTGAAGGAGCGCGCCCCGGCGCTGGACGACGCCACGGCCGCCGTCCTGGTGCGCGGCCTGGCCTGGGACCCGGCCGAGCGCTACGCCGACGCCGGGCTGATGGCCGACGCGCTGGAGGGACGGCCCGTCGCCGCGGCCGCCCCCGCCGCCGCCCGCCCGTCCGCTCCCGCCCCGGCGCGCCCGGCCGTGGACCTGGGCGACCAGACGAAGCTGTACGCGCCCGGACCGACCTCGTCCACGCCGGAGATGCGCCCCGCCGCCGCACGCCCCGCCGCCGAGCAGACGCAGCTCGCGCCGCCGCCCGCCGCGCGCCGGCCGATCCAGGCGAGCTTCCCCGGGGCGGACCAGGTGCCGCAGCGCCGGCCCGCGGCGCCCCCGGCCGCCGCGCCCGCGCACCTCCCGCCGCAGGGGGCGCCGTACGCCGCGCAGCCGCGCAGGCCGGGGCCGGTGCGGCGCTTCTTCCGCGCGCTGTGGGACTTCACCGTCACCACCGTGGCGCTGGCGCTCTTCGTGGGCGCGTGGGCCACCGCCATCATGGGCGTGGCGAACGGCGACGAGCGGCGGGTCTACCTGGGCGCGGCGGCCTCGGTGCTGCTCACGCCCCTGGCGGTGCACCGGCTCACCGGCCGCCGCGGGCGCTACGGCTTCGGCGTGGCCGGCTCCATCCTGGCCACCATCGGCGCCGTCTACGCCGTCGGCATGGACGCGGACCCGGCGATCGGGCTGGCGGCCATCTTCGGGCTGCAGATCCTCGCCTGCTTCGCGATGTCGTGGCTCACGCGCCGCAAGCCGAGGGACGAGGAGGCGTGGCAGGCGGGGGCGTAG
- a CDS encoding M20/M25/M40 family metallo-hydrolase has product MLVRFVPAALLASATLLSAQQPMPGYSAEAAARQRALEAAAVRAASPERMAAHSRALSAETHVAGTPAQARTRDYVLGAMRRLGLETEVRAYPVYLPHATSARVWRVSPNPVELRLAETPVPGDSTSALWQYPTVNGYSAPGDASGEVVYVNYGLVEDYAKLDSLGVSVRGKVAVARYGRSFRGIKAREAERHGAVALILYSDPRDDGYAVEDVYPEGPMRPDQAVQRGSVFNGAGDPSTPGWASAPGARRLPADSMAVPRIPVVPIGYANAAELLRGVRGTDVPNAWQGGLPFRYHIGPGPVVARVQVRTDAAERPVKEIWNTLGYVRGAELPDEYVVIGGHRDAWGPGAVDNVSGTASVLEAAAAVMEQVRAGNRPRRTLVFATWDAEEWGLIGSTEYVEEDSARLFRGAVAYLNQDVAANGPNFGGGGSPSLRAVLRDVARLVPDPSDSGSVYAVWRRRANVADSLEPAMGDPGGGSDFAGFYNHLGIPHADWGFGGPYGVYHSQYDSRRWMTSFGDPGYRYHAAAAAVGTALLLRLANAEVLPYDYAEFARTMRGYLPALEEALGAKGWDRAAAGPLRSAIDAMERSAADFARARDAALAGRAERGRLDAANRALLGVERALTRPEGLRTRPWYRALIYASDENNGYSTMVFPSVNEAVRAGDRALAEREIADLARRFQAATSALDEAAQALAGGR; this is encoded by the coding sequence GTGCTCGTTCGCTTCGTTCCGGCGGCGCTGCTGGCGTCCGCCACGCTCCTCTCCGCGCAGCAGCCGATGCCGGGGTACTCCGCCGAGGCGGCCGCCCGGCAGCGAGCCCTGGAGGCCGCGGCCGTGCGCGCCGCCTCGCCCGAGCGCATGGCGGCGCACTCGCGCGCGCTCTCGGCCGAGACGCACGTGGCGGGCACCCCCGCGCAGGCCCGCACCCGCGACTACGTGCTGGGCGCCATGCGCCGGCTGGGGCTGGAGACGGAGGTGCGCGCCTACCCCGTCTACCTCCCCCACGCCACCTCGGCGCGCGTCTGGCGCGTCTCCCCCAACCCCGTGGAGCTCCGGCTGGCCGAGACGCCGGTGCCGGGAGACTCGACCTCGGCGCTCTGGCAGTACCCCACCGTCAACGGCTACAGCGCGCCGGGCGACGCGTCCGGCGAGGTGGTCTACGTCAACTACGGGCTGGTCGAGGACTACGCGAAGCTCGACTCGCTGGGCGTCTCGGTGCGGGGGAAGGTCGCCGTGGCGCGCTACGGGCGCAGCTTCCGCGGGATCAAGGCGCGCGAGGCGGAGCGGCACGGCGCCGTGGCGCTCATCCTCTACAGCGACCCGCGCGACGACGGGTACGCGGTGGAGGACGTCTACCCCGAGGGGCCCATGCGCCCCGACCAGGCGGTGCAGCGCGGGAGCGTCTTCAACGGCGCGGGCGACCCCTCCACGCCGGGGTGGGCGTCGGCGCCGGGCGCGCGGCGCCTTCCGGCGGACAGCATGGCCGTGCCGCGCATCCCCGTGGTCCCCATCGGGTACGCCAACGCGGCGGAGCTGCTGCGCGGCGTGCGCGGGACCGACGTGCCCAACGCCTGGCAGGGCGGGCTCCCCTTCCGCTACCACATCGGCCCCGGCCCGGTCGTGGCCCGCGTCCAGGTGCGCACCGACGCGGCGGAGCGGCCGGTGAAGGAGATCTGGAACACCCTCGGCTACGTCCGCGGCGCGGAGCTCCCCGACGAGTACGTGGTGATCGGGGGGCACCGCGACGCGTGGGGGCCGGGGGCGGTGGACAACGTGAGCGGCACGGCCAGCGTGCTGGAGGCGGCGGCCGCGGTGATGGAGCAGGTGCGCGCCGGCAACCGCCCGCGGCGGACGCTGGTGTTCGCCACCTGGGACGCCGAGGAGTGGGGGCTGATCGGCTCCACCGAGTACGTGGAGGAGGACTCGGCGCGGCTCTTCCGCGGCGCGGTGGCGTACCTGAATCAGGACGTGGCGGCCAACGGGCCCAACTTCGGCGGGGGTGGCTCGCCGTCGCTCAGGGCCGTGCTGCGCGACGTCGCCCGCCTGGTGCCGGACCCCTCCGACAGCGGGAGCGTGTACGCGGTGTGGCGCAGGCGCGCGAACGTGGCCGACTCGCTGGAGCCGGCGATGGGCGACCCCGGCGGCGGCTCGGACTTCGCGGGCTTCTACAACCACCTGGGAATCCCGCACGCGGACTGGGGCTTCGGCGGGCCGTACGGCGTCTACCACTCGCAGTACGACTCGCGGCGCTGGATGACGAGCTTCGGCGACCCCGGCTACCGCTACCACGCGGCCGCCGCGGCCGTGGGGACGGCGCTGCTGCTGCGCCTCGCCAACGCCGAGGTGCTCCCGTACGACTACGCAGAGTTCGCGCGGACCATGCGCGGCTACCTCCCCGCCCTGGAGGAGGCGCTCGGCGCGAAGGGGTGGGACCGGGCCGCCGCCGGCCCGCTGCGCTCCGCGATCGACGCGATGGAGCGCTCGGCGGCGGACTTCGCCCGGGCGCGCGACGCGGCGCTGGCGGGGCGGGCGGAGCGGGGCCGGCTCGACGCGGCCAACCGCGCGCTGCTGGGCGTGGAGCGCGCGCTCACCCGGCCGGAGGGCCTCCGGACGCGCCCCTGGTACCGCGCCCTGATCTACGCGTCGGACGAGAACAACGGCTACTCGACGATGGTCTTCCCCTCGGTCAACGAGGCGGTCCGCGCCGGCGACCGCGCGCTGGCGGAGCGCGAGATCGCCGACCTGGCGCGGCGCTTCCAGGCCGCGACGAGCGCGCTCGACGAGGCGGCGCAGGCGCTGGCGGGAGGGCGGTAG
- a CDS encoding ferritin-like domain-containing protein encodes MSMDSLRDLYVEQLKDLYSAETQILKALPMMAEKAHNPELKAAFQEHERVTHDQVKRLETIFDGLGEKPGGHHCRGMEGLLKEGQEMIKEKGDPDTLDAGLIAAAQRVEHYEIAGYGCVRTYADRLGLGDQARTLQTTLDEEGETDHRLTALAEQIINPRAQEGDGGYR; translated from the coding sequence ATGTCGATGGATTCCCTGCGCGACCTCTACGTGGAGCAGCTCAAGGACCTGTACAGCGCCGAGACGCAGATCCTGAAGGCGCTGCCCATGATGGCCGAGAAGGCGCACAACCCCGAGCTGAAGGCCGCGTTCCAAGAGCACGAGCGCGTCACGCACGACCAGGTCAAGCGCCTGGAGACCATCTTCGACGGGCTGGGCGAGAAGCCGGGCGGCCACCACTGCAGGGGGATGGAGGGCCTCCTCAAGGAAGGCCAGGAGATGATCAAGGAGAAGGGCGACCCCGACACGCTGGACGCCGGCCTGATCGCCGCCGCGCAGCGCGTGGAGCACTACGAGATCGCCGGCTACGGCTGCGTGCGCACCTACGCCGACCGCCTGGGCCTGGGCGACCAGGCCCGGACGCTGCAGACCACGCTGGACGAGGAGGGCGAGACCGACCACCGGCTCACCGCCCTGGCCGAGCAGATCATCAACCCGCGGGCGCAGGAGGGCGACGGCGGCTACCGCTGA
- a CDS encoding metallophosphoesterase, with the protein MRIRRFALLPAFAAWSCSSCSSGPADPPPPPSAVLVAAGDIADCRSTGDEATAALLDGIDGTVAVLGDNAYENGSEQEYRDCYHPTWGRHKARTRPTPGNHEYQTPGAAGYFAYFGAAAGNPAEGWYSYDLGAWHVVSLNSELPVAAGSAQEQWLRADLAAHPARCTLAYWHRPRFSSSLHGNNAAMQPLWQALYDAGADVVLVGHDHAYERFAPQTPTGAADPARGIRQFLVGTGGRALYQFNAPVANSEVRYNQTFGVIKLTLEADAYTWEFIPVSGTFRDTGRTTCH; encoded by the coding sequence ATGCGCATCCGCCGCTTCGCCCTGCTGCCGGCGTTCGCCGCCTGGTCCTGCAGCTCCTGCAGCTCCGGGCCCGCCGACCCGCCCCCGCCCCCATCCGCCGTGCTGGTGGCCGCGGGAGACATCGCCGACTGCCGCAGCACGGGCGACGAGGCCACGGCCGCGCTCCTCGACGGCATCGACGGCACGGTCGCCGTGCTGGGCGACAACGCGTACGAGAACGGGTCGGAGCAGGAGTACCGCGACTGCTACCATCCCACCTGGGGCCGCCACAAGGCGCGCACCCGTCCCACGCCCGGCAACCACGAGTACCAGACGCCGGGCGCCGCGGGCTATTTCGCCTACTTCGGCGCCGCCGCCGGCAACCCGGCCGAGGGGTGGTACAGCTACGACCTGGGCGCCTGGCACGTGGTCAGCCTGAACAGCGAGCTCCCCGTGGCCGCGGGCTCCGCCCAGGAGCAGTGGCTGCGCGCCGACCTGGCCGCGCACCCGGCGCGCTGCACGCTGGCGTACTGGCACCGCCCGCGCTTCAGCTCGTCCCTGCACGGGAACAACGCCGCCATGCAGCCGCTCTGGCAGGCGCTCTACGACGCCGGCGCCGACGTGGTGCTGGTGGGGCACGACCACGCCTACGAGCGCTTCGCCCCGCAGACTCCCACCGGCGCGGCCGACCCCGCGCGGGGCATCCGCCAGTTCCTCGTCGGCACCGGCGGCCGCGCCCTGTACCAGTTCAACGCGCCGGTCGCCAACAGCGAGGTGCGCTACAACCAGACGTTCGGCGTCATCAAGCTCACCCTGGAGGCGGACGCCTACACCTGGGAGTTCATCCCCGTCTCCGGCACCTTCCGCGACACCGGCCGCACCACCTGCCACTGA
- a CDS encoding MBL fold metallo-hydrolase: MSEGERRPAHHGADGKFRIPWPMEAGDERRGGGSLLRWQWERLTRGVPPDPPRGALPVVPHRVARPRAPAGEARITWVGHATFLVQAGGLNLLTDPVWSRRASPLQWLGPARFAPPGVPFDELPPVDAVLLSHDHYDHLDEGTVERLRERPGGGPRWIVPLGYRDWFAERGVAGVTELDWWDEAEVAGEAGTARVVCAPTQHWTRRRLRELNDRLWASYAVLLPDGRRVYFGGDSGYFAGFAEIGQRLGPFDALLLPIGAYEPRWFMRPAHMNPEEAVRAYGDLGGRGAFVAMHWGTFRLTDEDPLEPPGRTRDAWRAAGLPPQDLHVLRHGETLVLR; encoded by the coding sequence ATGAGCGAAGGCGAGCGGCGGCCGGCGCACCACGGGGCGGATGGGAAGTTCCGCATCCCCTGGCCGATGGAGGCGGGGGACGAGCGGCGCGGGGGCGGCAGCCTCCTGCGCTGGCAGTGGGAGCGGCTCACGCGCGGGGTGCCGCCGGACCCTCCGCGCGGCGCGCTCCCCGTCGTCCCGCACCGGGTGGCGCGGCCGCGCGCGCCGGCGGGTGAGGCCCGCATCACCTGGGTGGGGCATGCGACCTTTCTCGTCCAGGCCGGCGGGCTCAACCTCCTCACCGACCCGGTCTGGAGCAGGCGCGCCTCGCCGCTGCAGTGGCTGGGGCCGGCCCGCTTCGCGCCGCCGGGCGTTCCGTTCGACGAGCTCCCGCCGGTCGACGCGGTCCTCCTCTCGCACGACCACTACGACCACTTGGACGAGGGGACGGTCGAGCGGCTGCGCGAGCGCCCCGGCGGCGGGCCGCGCTGGATCGTGCCGCTGGGCTACCGCGACTGGTTCGCGGAGCGCGGCGTCGCCGGCGTCACCGAGCTGGACTGGTGGGACGAGGCGGAGGTCGCGGGGGAGGCGGGGACGGCGCGGGTGGTCTGCGCGCCCACGCAGCACTGGACGCGCCGCCGGCTGCGCGAGCTCAACGACCGGCTGTGGGCCTCGTACGCGGTGCTGCTGCCGGACGGGCGGCGGGTCTACTTCGGGGGCGACAGCGGCTACTTCGCCGGGTTCGCGGAGATCGGGCAGCGGCTGGGGCCGTTCGACGCGCTGCTGCTGCCGATCGGGGCGTACGAGCCGCGCTGGTTCATGCGGCCGGCGCACATGAACCCGGAGGAGGCGGTGCGCGCCTACGGCGACCTGGGCGGCCGGGGCGCCTTCGTGGCGATGCACTGGGGCACCTTCCGGCTCACCGACGAGGACCCGCTGGAGCCCCCCGGCCGCACCCGCGACGCCTGGCGCGCCGCGGGGCTGCCGCCGCAGGACCTGCACGTCCTCCGGCACGGCGAGACGCTCGTCCTGCGCTGA
- a CDS encoding metallophosphoesterase — translation MLVAAGDIADCLSPGDEATAALLDGIGGTVAVLGDNAYENGSEQEYRDCYHPSWGRHKARTRPTPGNHEYQTPGAAGYFGYFGLAAGLPAEGWYSYDLGAWHVVSLNSELPVAAGSLQELWLRADLAAHPARCTLAYWHRPRFSSSRHGNNAAMQPLWQALYDAGADVVLVGHDHVYERFAPQGPTGAADPARGIRQFTVGTGGRNDLYPFNTPVANSEVRYNLTFGVIKLTLEEDGYTWEFIPTSGTFRDSGRGTCH, via the coding sequence GTGCTGGTGGCCGCGGGCGACATCGCCGACTGCCTCAGCCCGGGCGACGAGGCCACGGCCGCGCTGCTCGACGGCATCGGCGGGACGGTCGCCGTGCTGGGGGACAACGCGTACGAGAACGGCTCGGAGCAGGAGTACCGCGACTGCTACCATCCCAGCTGGGGGCGCCACAAGGCGCGCACGCGTCCCACGCCCGGCAACCACGAGTACCAGACGCCCGGCGCCGCCGGCTACTTCGGCTATTTCGGCCTCGCCGCCGGCCTCCCGGCCGAGGGATGGTACAGCTACGACCTGGGCGCCTGGCACGTGGTCAGCCTGAACAGCGAGCTCCCCGTGGCCGCGGGCTCGCTCCAGGAGCTGTGGCTGCGCGCCGACCTGGCCGCGCACCCGGCGCGCTGCACGCTGGCGTACTGGCACCGGCCGCGCTTCAGCTCGTCGCGGCACGGGAACAACGCCGCCATGCAGCCGCTCTGGCAGGCGCTGTACGACGCCGGGGCCGACGTGGTGCTGGTGGGGCACGACCACGTCTACGAGCGCTTCGCCCCGCAGGGCCCCACCGGCGCCGCCGACCCCGCGCGGGGGATCCGCCAGTTCACCGTCGGCACCGGCGGCCGCAACGACCTGTACCCGTTCAACACGCCCGTCGCCAACAGCGAGGTGCGCTACAACCTGACGTTCGGCGTCATCAAGCTCACCCTGGAGGAGGACGGCTACACCTGGGAGTTCATCCCCACCTCCGGCACCTTCCGCGACTCCGGCCGCGGCACCTGCCACTGA
- a CDS encoding CAP domain-containing protein has protein sequence MKVLRSLSVGALCSIALAGCTAGAYRVEDAAPRATLAATRDVLGCAADAATLRAGFAANPQEQELASILETAPGQARHGMRFNPTLARVARARAADMARRGYFGHTDPDGLGANTHVTRAGFRLPVLYDARPSGNNIESLGGGYASPRAAWGAWMGSTGHRTHLLGLGDFYRAQTDYGVGYVHAPGSRYGHYWVVLIAAGACA, from the coding sequence ATGAAAGTACTACGCAGCCTTTCGGTGGGCGCGCTGTGTTCTATTGCGCTTGCCGGGTGCACGGCCGGTGCGTACCGCGTCGAGGACGCGGCTCCGCGCGCCACCCTGGCCGCCACCCGCGACGTGCTCGGCTGCGCCGCCGACGCGGCGACGCTGCGCGCGGGCTTCGCCGCCAACCCGCAGGAGCAGGAGCTGGCGTCGATCCTGGAGACGGCGCCCGGCCAGGCGCGCCACGGGATGCGCTTCAACCCCACGCTGGCCCGCGTGGCGCGCGCCCGCGCCGCCGACATGGCGCGGCGCGGCTACTTCGGCCACACCGACCCCGACGGGCTGGGGGCCAACACGCACGTCACGCGCGCCGGCTTCCGGCTCCCCGTGCTGTACGACGCGCGGCCGTCCGGCAACAACATCGAGTCGCTCGGCGGCGGGTACGCCTCGCCGCGGGCGGCGTGGGGCGCCTGGATGGGCTCCACCGGGCACCGCACCCACCTGCTGGGGCTGGGCGACTTCTACCGCGCGCAGACCGACTACGGCGTCGGGTACGTGCACGCGCCCGGCTCGCGCTACGGCCACTACTGGGTGGTGCTGATCGCCGCCGGCGCCTGCGCCTGA